A region of [Bacteroides] pectinophilus DNA encodes the following proteins:
- a CDS encoding GGDEF domain-containing phosphodiesterase, giving the protein MVDNDLGSVLKSFSAREIAAMLPKLLYEDEYYSVALIDISSGVLTRCRMIFSNDEDVIDRSDEYDSVRRTITDKWISDEEREDYEGAVDLTTIIKNLDDNGTYEFTTHHVMGGEVLLFRYRYIYFDKEHTVILTTMKDITSLEETDMVTGGANRKGFKRLADRIFKGETATDRYALLYIDLKNFKSVNEIIGFKGGDALLRYFLKYINNSPLNPVLTARNSADHFACLVECKNLDYDRLADIFQFEFIYDGKSINVYARCGICKVDRFPADVDAMYDMAKLACNNLTNEYMQPYIVFNNDMSDLYIKQCMIHSNLPYALERNELQVFYQPIYDPYTEKIVEAEALIRWIMPNGDVISPGLFLPTLEKNGHIAKVDYFVSHTVNKFIEDRLNSGRHVVPVTVNLSRMDFYDAKTPSAIIDEIIAKSSLRPYRMFEITESAYMSLNDRAEEMIGRMRSLGVGLLLDDFGSGFSSYGTIANYDFDIIKLDMQFIRMLGKNKKSGKIIRSIISMAHELGVKIVAEGAETREQVEFLKECGSDYIQGYYFSRPIPQSEFEKLLDEC; this is encoded by the coding sequence ATGGTTGATAATGATTTGGGCAGTGTACTTAAGAGTTTTTCGGCAAGGGAGATTGCAGCGATGCTTCCTAAGCTCCTATATGAGGATGAATATTATTCAGTTGCATTGATTGATATAAGCAGTGGGGTACTTACAAGATGCAGAATGATATTCAGCAATGACGAAGATGTTATAGACAGAAGTGATGAATATGATAGCGTGCGCAGAACTATTACTGATAAGTGGATTTCTGACGAGGAACGTGAGGATTATGAAGGAGCCGTAGATCTTACGACAATAATTAAGAATCTGGATGATAATGGTACATATGAGTTTACTACACATCACGTGATGGGTGGTGAGGTTCTTCTTTTCAGATATCGATATATATATTTTGATAAAGAACATACAGTTATACTTACTACAATGAAGGATATAACAAGTCTTGAAGAGACTGATATGGTAACGGGAGGAGCTAACCGTAAGGGCTTCAAGAGACTTGCGGACAGGATTTTTAAGGGTGAGACTGCAACGGACAGATATGCGTTATTGTATATAGACCTTAAGAACTTTAAGTCAGTTAATGAGATTATAGGCTTCAAGGGCGGAGATGCATTACTCAGATATTTTTTAAAATACATAAATAATTCACCCCTCAACCCGGTGCTTACCGCACGTAACAGTGCAGACCACTTTGCTTGCCTTGTTGAGTGTAAGAATCTGGATTACGACAGGCTTGCGGATATATTTCAATTTGAGTTCATATATGATGGTAAGAGTATTAATGTATATGCAAGGTGCGGAATCTGTAAGGTTGACAGGTTCCCGGCCGATGTAGATGCAATGTATGATATGGCAAAGCTTGCCTGTAATAATTTAACTAACGAATATATGCAGCCGTATATCGTATTTAATAATGATATGAGCGACCTGTATATAAAGCAGTGCATGATACACAGCAATCTTCCGTACGCACTTGAGAGAAATGAGCTTCAGGTATTCTATCAGCCGATATATGATCCTTATACAGAGAAGATTGTTGAGGCTGAGGCACTTATAAGATGGATTATGCCCAATGGGGATGTGATATCTCCGGGACTGTTTCTTCCTACGCTTGAGAAGAATGGGCATATTGCCAAAGTCGATTATTTTGTATCACACACAGTGAATAAGTTTATCGAAGACCGCCTTAACAGTGGCAGGCATGTGGTACCGGTAACAGTCAACCTCTCAAGAATGGATTTTTATGATGCCAAGACTCCGTCAGCAATTATAGATGAGATAATAGCGAAGAGCAGTCTCAGGCCTTACAGAATGTTTGAGATTACTGAGTCGGCTTATATGTCTCTTAATGACAGGGCAGAAGAGATGATTGGCAGGATGCGTTCGCTCGGAGTAGGACTGCTGCTTGATGATTTTGGAAGCGGTTTCTCTTCATATGGAACGATAGCCAATTATGATTTTGATATTATAAAGCTTGATATGCAGTTTATAAGGATGCTCGGAAAGAATAAGAAGAGCGGGAAGATTATCCGCTCAATTATAAGCATGGCACATGAGCTTGGAGTAAAGATAGTCGCCGAAGGAGCGGAGACCAGGGAACAGGTAGAGTTTCTTAAGGAATGCGGAAGTGATTATATTCAGGGATATTATTTCTCCAGACCGATTCCACAGAGTGAATTTGAAAAGCTGCTTGATGAATGCTGA
- a CDS encoding metalloregulator ArsR/SmtB family transcription factor translates to MTEKKIVVKGTNDNENDCSECCESVEVHEDLLKIVNDTIPEETELYDLAELFKVFGDSTRIRILFVLFEAEVCVCDLAQALNMTQSAISHQLRILKQNKLVKSRRDGKSIFYSLADDHVRAIIDQGREHIEE, encoded by the coding sequence ATGACTGAAAAAAAGATAGTTGTAAAAGGCACTAACGACAATGAAAATGACTGCTCAGAATGTTGCGAATCAGTTGAAGTGCATGAAGACCTCCTTAAGATAGTAAATGATACGATACCTGAGGAGACAGAGCTTTATGATCTGGCGGAACTGTTCAAAGTGTTCGGAGATTCGACCAGAATAAGAATACTGTTTGTGCTTTTTGAAGCAGAGGTATGCGTGTGTGATCTTGCGCAGGCACTTAACATGACTCAGTCGGCAATCTCTCACCAGCTGAGGATATTGAAACAGAATAAGCTGGTTAAGAGCCGCAGGGATGGCAAGTCAATATTCTATTCGCTTGCAGATGATCATGTAAGGGCAATTATAGATCAGGGACGTGAGCATATAGAAGAATAA
- a CDS encoding heavy metal translocating P-type ATPase — MNKKQKKVLIRIIAASVTMILFAFIPVEGWLEFVLFMIPYLIIGYDILLKAFKGIKNKQVFDENFLMAVATVGAIALGDYKEGVAVMLFYQIGELFQSYAVGRSRRNISELMDIRPDYANIERDGKLERVDPDEVGIGSVIVVQPGEKVPIDGVIIEGSTTLNTSALTGESVPREAKAGDDVISGCINMTGVLKIKTTKEFGESTVSRILDLVENSSSKKSRSENFISKFARYYTPAVCYGALALAILPPVVSMFLGFDAMWGEWIYRALTFLVISCPCALVISIPLSFFAGIGGASNAGVLVKGSNYLETLSKTKYVVFDKTGTLTQGVFEVVGVHHSKLEEARILEYAALAESFSSHPISKSLQRAYGKEIDQSRVTDVKEISGEGVTAVVDGVSVAAGNTKLMKRLGIEYSDCHSVGTIVHMAVNGRYEGHILIADREKPNSKEAIAQLYRMGIKETVMLTGDTGKVADQVAGDLGISTVYSELLPGDKVAKVEELLSKKHSKEALAFVGDGINDAPVLSRADIGIAMGALGSDAAIEAADIVLMDDDPLKIAKAIKIAKKCLRIVYENIYFAIGVKIVCLILGALGIANMWVAIFADVGVMVIAVINAIRALFVKKL; from the coding sequence ATGAATAAGAAGCAGAAAAAGGTTTTAATAAGAATAATAGCCGCTTCGGTAACGATGATTCTGTTTGCTTTTATTCCGGTGGAGGGATGGCTTGAGTTTGTGCTTTTTATGATTCCGTATCTTATCATCGGATATGATATACTGCTCAAGGCGTTCAAGGGAATTAAGAACAAACAGGTATTTGACGAGAATTTCCTTATGGCGGTTGCAACTGTAGGTGCTATTGCACTTGGCGATTACAAAGAAGGCGTTGCCGTTATGCTGTTCTATCAGATTGGTGAGCTGTTCCAGAGCTATGCTGTCGGCAGGAGCCGCAGGAATATCAGCGAGCTTATGGATATCAGACCTGATTATGCCAATATTGAGCGTGACGGAAAGCTTGAGAGGGTTGATCCGGACGAGGTTGGGATTGGCTCTGTAATAGTTGTGCAGCCAGGCGAAAAAGTTCCTATTGATGGTGTTATCATTGAAGGCAGTACTACACTTAACACAAGCGCACTTACAGGAGAGAGCGTGCCAAGAGAAGCTAAGGCAGGCGATGATGTAATAAGCGGCTGCATTAATATGACAGGAGTTCTTAAGATAAAGACAACAAAGGAATTTGGCGAATCCACAGTATCAAGAATACTTGACCTTGTTGAGAATTCAAGCTCCAAGAAGTCAAGATCTGAGAATTTTATCTCCAAATTTGCCCGCTACTATACACCGGCAGTATGTTATGGTGCACTTGCGCTTGCAATACTTCCTCCTGTAGTGAGTATGTTCCTTGGATTTGATGCAATGTGGGGAGAATGGATATACAGGGCACTTACATTCCTTGTAATAAGCTGCCCGTGCGCACTTGTGATAAGTATACCACTAAGTTTCTTTGCGGGAATTGGCGGAGCAAGTAATGCCGGTGTACTTGTTAAGGGATCTAATTATCTTGAGACACTTTCAAAGACAAAATATGTTGTGTTTGATAAGACGGGAACACTTACACAGGGTGTGTTTGAAGTTGTGGGAGTACATCACAGCAAGCTCGAGGAAGCCAGGATTCTTGAGTATGCTGCGCTTGCGGAGAGTTTTTCGTCACATCCTATAAGTAAGAGCCTTCAGCGTGCTTATGGAAAAGAGATAGATCAGTCAAGAGTTACAGATGTCAAAGAGATAAGCGGCGAAGGTGTGACTGCTGTGGTTGACGGTGTCAGTGTGGCAGCCGGTAACACTAAGCTTATGAAACGTCTCGGTATAGAATATTCAGACTGCCACAGCGTAGGAACGATAGTCCATATGGCTGTTAACGGAAGATATGAAGGACATATTCTTATAGCGGACAGAGAGAAACCTAATTCTAAGGAGGCAATAGCACAGCTGTACAGAATGGGAATCAAAGAGACTGTAATGCTTACGGGAGATACCGGTAAGGTAGCTGATCAGGTTGCCGGAGACCTCGGAATAAGCACAGTATACAGTGAACTTCTTCCGGGAGATAAGGTTGCCAAGGTAGAAGAACTTCTCTCAAAGAAACACAGTAAGGAGGCTCTTGCATTCGTAGGAGACGGAATCAATGATGCGCCTGTACTTTCAAGGGCAGATATAGGTATCGCAATGGGGGCACTTGGTTCTGATGCGGCAATTGAAGCTGCAGATATTGTGCTTATGGATGATGATCCTCTTAAGATTGCCAAGGCAATAAAGATTGCTAAGAAGTGCCTGCGAATAGTATATGAGAACATTTATTTTGCAATAGGTGTAAAGATAGTATGTCTTATACTTGGTGCACTTGGCATAGCCAATATGTGGGTGGCTATATTTGCAGATGTAGGAGTTATGGTTATTGCAGTAATCAATGCAATCAGGGCGCTTTTTGTAAAGAAACTGTAG
- a CDS encoding cation transporter, with the protein MKKSYKIEVDCANCANKMEEAAKNTAGVKDAVVNFMTLKMNVEFEEGQDPKTVMQEVLKNCRKVEDDCEIYL; encoded by the coding sequence ATGAAGAAGAGTTATAAGATTGAGGTTGACTGTGCCAACTGCGCTAACAAGATGGAAGAGGCTGCTAAGAATACAGCGGGAGTTAAGGATGCAGTTGTTAATTTTATGACACTGAAGATGAATGTTGAGTTTGAGGAAGGACAGGACCCTAAGACTGTTATGCAGGAGGTTCTTAAGAACTGCAGGAAGGTAGAGGATGATTGCGAGATTTACCTGTAA
- a CDS encoding AEC family transporter, whose amino-acid sequence MNLALITAKQVVVLFILIMSGFVCVKTKAVKIEGKKAFSDLLLYLVVPAMIIHSYIMDFNEEILTNLVRSLVLSTILMIIGIVVTLVITMKVTSKDLPILRFACMFSNAAYMGFPLIQALFGSEGLLYASVYVTIFNILLWTVGYAMVSRKVNAKEVLHTILTTPVIISVVIGLIIYLCRIPVPSVIEQPLNIIGNMNTPLSMFITGMLIASGDVRSMLKNREIMMVIAIRMFLIPAISFAVFALLGVKGMVPEVVLLLQACPSAAITSVFAVQFEYNEETAAGSVVLTTLLSIITLPACAMLLTMMMR is encoded by the coding sequence ATGAATCTTGCATTAATTACGGCAAAACAGGTTGTAGTCCTGTTTATTCTTATTATGTCAGGCTTTGTGTGCGTTAAGACTAAGGCGGTTAAGATTGAAGGGAAAAAAGCGTTCTCAGATCTGCTTTTATACCTTGTTGTTCCGGCAATGATAATACATTCATACATAATGGATTTTAATGAGGAGATACTTACAAATCTTGTAAGGTCGCTTGTGCTGAGTACTATACTTATGATAATAGGCATAGTTGTCACGCTTGTAATAACAATGAAAGTTACAAGTAAGGATTTGCCGATATTAAGATTTGCATGTATGTTTTCTAATGCTGCATATATGGGATTCCCGCTGATTCAGGCACTGTTTGGGTCAGAGGGACTTCTCTATGCCAGCGTATACGTTACGATATTTAATATCTTATTGTGGACCGTCGGATATGCGATGGTAAGCAGGAAAGTTAATGCAAAAGAGGTATTACATACAATACTTACGACACCGGTAATAATATCTGTTGTTATAGGCCTCATAATATATCTCTGCCGTATTCCTGTGCCATCAGTTATTGAGCAGCCGCTTAATATCATAGGTAACATGAATACGCCGTTATCAATGTTCATAACAGGAATGCTTATAGCATCAGGTGACGTCAGGTCAATGCTTAAAAACAGGGAAATTATGATGGTAATAGCAATAAGGATGTTCCTTATACCGGCGATAAGCTTTGCTGTATTTGCATTACTCGGTGTTAAGGGAATGGTTCCGGAGGTAGTGCTTTTGCTTCAGGCATGTCCGAGTGCCGCAATAACTTCGGTATTTGCAGTACAGTTTGAATATAATGAAGAGACAGCAGCCGGCTCTGTTGTCCTGACAACGCTGCTAAGTATAATTACACTTCCGGCGTGTGCAATGCTGTTGACAATGATGATGCGGTAG
- a CDS encoding polysaccharide deacetylase family protein: protein MNQLMRYASDGIKKTWYKMPQGVRATWIMFAVTAVSLQWCLGGGGSNEKTVSSANVISDAKNSTINGKDLPIYCVDRQNDASKQVSLSFDAAWGADDTIRILDTLDKYNVKVTFFMTGGWVNDYPDMVKEIYARGHDLGNHSENHKQMSKLSEAQNQEEIMKVHDKVKELTGYDMFLFRPPYGDYDSELIKTVYGMNYYPIQWSIDSLDWKDYGVDSIIKRVVESKYLDNGAIILCHNGAKYTAEALGSLIGGIQAKGYELVPISQLIIRDDFHMDTTGKQIAD from the coding sequence ATGAACCAGCTTATGCGCTATGCGTCAGATGGAATCAAAAAGACATGGTATAAGATGCCGCAGGGGGTTCGCGCAACGTGGATAATGTTTGCAGTCACTGCGGTATCTTTGCAATGGTGTCTTGGAGGTGGAGGCAGCAATGAAAAGACGGTATCGTCGGCTAATGTGATAAGCGATGCAAAGAACAGTACGATTAATGGAAAAGACCTGCCGATATATTGTGTAGACAGGCAGAATGACGCATCAAAGCAGGTTTCATTAAGCTTTGATGCAGCATGGGGAGCAGATGATACAATAAGGATACTTGATACGCTTGATAAATATAATGTCAAAGTGACATTTTTCATGACGGGTGGATGGGTTAATGACTATCCCGATATGGTTAAGGAGATATATGCAAGAGGGCATGACCTCGGTAATCACAGTGAAAATCACAAACAGATGAGCAAGCTTTCTGAGGCACAGAATCAGGAAGAGATTATGAAAGTTCACGATAAAGTAAAAGAGCTTACCGGATATGACATGTTTTTATTCAGACCTCCGTACGGAGACTATGATTCTGAACTTATCAAAACCGTATACGGAATGAATTACTATCCGATACAATGGTCAATTGACAGTCTTGACTGGAAAGACTACGGGGTGGATTCAATTATAAAAAGGGTTGTAGAAAGCAAATATCTTGATAACGGAGCTATAATATTGTGCCATAATGGTGCCAAATATACGGCAGAAGCGCTTGGCAGCCTGATAGGAGGCATTCAGGCGAAGGGCTATGAGCTTGTTCCGATATCACAGTTAATAATAAGAGATGATTTTCATATGGACACGACAGGAAAGCAGATAGCTGACTGA
- the addA gene encoding helicase-exonuclease AddAB subunit AddA: protein MARNWTAQQKRAIELHNKNILVSAAAGSGKTAVLVERIIRMITDPDNHVDIERLVVVTFTNAAAAQMRERIGAALESMIEENPSDRNLQRQLAMIHMAQITTIDSFCLNILRNNYMNLDIDPGFRIADQGELELIKADVMGELLEKYYAGGNEDFYALINSYSGKKSDKAIEDLINKIYNYARSYPWPHEWLQSCIDTGSASTVDEFNESLPAQYLFDYVTKYIQGSREKFRRLLDICKDVAGPDMYIDNILSDLEGMDMLLNTENISQWMETAARIQFTDLSRKRGSGVDPDMKELVRNSRTKYRDSFRKLRDRLCSMSVEEYLRELSANGAPLRMLITLASEYMDAVDAAKKEKNIIDFNDIEHMACSLLVKHENDTDEYTQLADDLASYYGEILIDEYQDSNMLQEMILTAVSRGRLDSSRNNLFMVGDVKQSIYKFRLARPELFLDKYVKYPDADGCEVIELRNNFRSRSQVLYSVNSVFEKIMHRECGGIEYTEDVRLNPGLEFAQRTDSGMMDNRTSIRLADLNIQYDEDDVNTPRECEGRLIASIIKEVIDEDTGMPVYDERLGTYRKAEYGDIVVLTRSLDGWADVFADELMNAGIPAAAQSSSGYYDTYEIEQVLNLLAVIDNPAQDIPLAAVALSYFGTLDVNDLALVKSAYPDARLYESMNRYLNSHADNQDEICAKINNLLTMIEGYRTKSVYLTINELIWKIIYDTGFYDYVGMMPAGSMRQQNLDMLCDKAESYARTSYHGLFNFLRYIEKIRKYNLDSQSGASDMSDNNAVQIMSIHKSKGLEFPIVIVAGIAKKFNNMDARGRVVVDSDIGVGADIIDTVMRTKVSTPVKSAVEMKLVDDNLAEEMRILYVAMTRAKEKLIMTGTLKNYDKMCAKWKTTDVSTFDGIQGCSSYMDMIMPVACGDAVNFDISVTEINKEPDEDEYNGDKHDIMAHNAADIHEAAKKGAVSIEPYRYGYAVTMKTKLSVSEIKLHEYEEQEEFTRDVLPELNAANNGKSGSESGIEGVQPAYEPCVPQFISKKEDVAPAERGTAFHRVMECLDYNRCGSVDDIRGYIDELVDRNMMTRRQADAVNPQKVYDFCNSSIGARTAEAFRAGRLYREQPFVMGIPAGSIKIYQELADRYNVSYSLLDEETVLIQGVIDMYFEENGKVVLVDYKTDRVSGSNAEKILRDHYTIQLELYSEALERALGMEVSEKLIYSFTLDKAVNV, encoded by the coding sequence ATGGCAAGGAATTGGACAGCACAACAGAAGAGGGCAATTGAACTCCATAATAAAAATATTCTTGTCTCAGCAGCAGCAGGCTCCGGCAAGACGGCAGTCCTTGTTGAGAGAATAATACGCATGATAACGGATCCTGATAACCATGTGGATATAGAGCGGCTGGTGGTCGTAACATTTACCAACGCAGCTGCGGCACAGATGCGCGAGCGTATAGGAGCTGCACTTGAGAGTATGATTGAGGAGAATCCGTCTGACAGGAATCTCCAGAGGCAGCTTGCGATGATACATATGGCACAGATAACAACAATAGACAGCTTCTGCCTTAACATACTGCGTAATAATTATATGAATCTCGATATTGACCCGGGATTCAGGATAGCAGACCAAGGTGAGCTTGAACTTATTAAGGCCGATGTTATGGGTGAGCTGCTTGAAAAATATTATGCCGGCGGCAACGAGGATTTTTACGCACTTATCAATTCGTATTCGGGGAAAAAGAGCGACAAGGCAATAGAAGACCTTATTAACAAAATATATAATTATGCCAGAAGCTACCCATGGCCGCACGAATGGCTGCAAAGCTGCATCGACACGGGAAGTGCGTCAACTGTGGATGAGTTCAATGAATCGCTTCCGGCACAGTATCTGTTTGATTATGTCACAAAATATATTCAGGGAAGCCGTGAAAAGTTCAGACGGCTTCTTGACATATGTAAAGATGTTGCAGGGCCTGATATGTACATTGATAATATATTGTCAGACCTTGAAGGCATGGATATGCTGCTTAATACAGAGAACATCTCACAGTGGATGGAGACTGCCGCAAGAATACAGTTCACGGATCTTAGCAGAAAGCGTGGAAGCGGCGTTGATCCTGATATGAAGGAGCTTGTCAGGAATTCAAGGACAAAGTACCGTGATTCATTCAGAAAGCTTCGTGACAGGCTGTGTTCAATGAGCGTTGAGGAGTATCTGCGTGAGCTTTCGGCTAACGGGGCACCTCTGAGAATGCTTATTACGCTTGCATCCGAATATATGGATGCGGTGGATGCCGCCAAAAAAGAAAAGAATATTATAGATTTTAACGATATAGAACACATGGCGTGCAGTCTGCTTGTAAAACATGAGAATGATACAGACGAATACACACAGCTTGCTGATGATCTTGCATCATATTACGGGGAGATTCTGATTGATGAATATCAGGACAGCAATATGCTTCAGGAGATGATATTGACAGCGGTATCACGCGGAAGGCTTGACAGCAGCCGCAACAATCTTTTTATGGTGGGTGATGTCAAGCAGAGTATTTACAAGTTCAGGCTTGCAAGACCGGAGCTGTTTCTTGATAAGTATGTGAAGTATCCTGATGCTGACGGCTGTGAAGTAATAGAACTGCGCAACAACTTCCGCAGCAGAAGCCAGGTATTGTATTCTGTCAATTCGGTTTTTGAGAAGATTATGCACAGAGAATGCGGTGGAATTGAATATACAGAGGATGTCAGACTTAATCCGGGACTTGAATTTGCACAGAGGACAGACTCAGGAATGATGGATAACAGAACATCAATAAGACTGGCAGACCTGAATATTCAATATGATGAAGATGACGTTAATACTCCAAGGGAATGTGAGGGGCGGCTTATCGCATCAATAATAAAAGAGGTTATTGATGAAGATACGGGAATGCCGGTGTATGATGAGCGTCTTGGCACATACAGAAAAGCTGAATATGGAGATATAGTTGTGCTGACAAGGTCGCTTGACGGATGGGCTGATGTGTTCGCTGACGAGCTTATGAATGCGGGAATACCGGCGGCTGCACAGAGCTCAAGCGGTTATTACGATACATACGAGATTGAACAGGTACTTAATCTCCTTGCGGTTATAGACAACCCGGCACAGGATATTCCTCTTGCAGCTGTTGCACTGTCTTATTTTGGCACACTTGATGTAAATGATCTTGCATTAGTTAAGAGTGCATATCCGGATGCCCGGCTTTATGAATCGATGAACAGATATCTTAATTCGCATGCGGACAATCAGGATGAGATATGTGCCAAAATCAATAATCTGCTCACAATGATTGAGGGTTACAGGACCAAATCAGTATATCTTACAATTAATGAACTTATATGGAAGATAATATATGACACAGGATTTTATGATTATGTGGGGATGATGCCGGCGGGAAGCATGCGGCAGCAGAATCTTGACATGCTTTGTGATAAGGCAGAAAGTTATGCCCGGACAAGTTATCATGGTTTATTTAATTTTCTCAGGTATATTGAGAAGATAAGAAAGTATAATCTTGACTCGCAGTCAGGGGCATCGGATATGTCTGACAATAATGCTGTACAGATAATGAGTATACATAAGAGCAAAGGTCTTGAGTTCCCGATAGTAATAGTTGCCGGAATTGCCAAAAAGTTCAATAATATGGATGCGAGAGGCCGCGTTGTTGTAGATTCCGATATAGGCGTAGGTGCGGATATAATAGACACAGTGATGCGTACGAAAGTTTCTACACCGGTGAAAAGCGCTGTAGAGATGAAGCTTGTTGACGATAATCTGGCAGAAGAGATGCGTATTCTCTATGTTGCGATGACAAGAGCCAAGGAAAAGCTTATAATGACCGGTACTCTGAAAAATTATGATAAGATGTGTGCAAAGTGGAAGACGACTGACGTATCAACATTTGACGGAATTCAGGGCTGCTCAAGCTATATGGATATGATTATGCCTGTAGCATGCGGTGACGCAGTGAATTTTGATATTAGTGTTACCGAAATTAATAAGGAGCCGGATGAGGATGAGTATAATGGGGATAAGCATGATATAATGGCTCACAATGCAGCTGATATTCATGAAGCAGCTAAGAAAGGGGCTGTCAGCATTGAACCTTACCGGTACGGATATGCGGTTACAATGAAGACAAAGCTGTCAGTATCTGAGATTAAGCTGCATGAATATGAGGAACAGGAAGAGTTCACAAGAGATGTCCTGCCGGAACTTAATGCGGCAAACAATGGGAAGAGCGGCAGTGAGAGCGGTATAGAAGGTGTACAGCCTGCTTACGAGCCGTGTGTGCCACAGTTCATAAGCAAAAAAGAGGATGTGGCACCGGCTGAGCGCGGAACCGCATTTCACAGGGTTATGGAGTGTCTTGATTACAACCGTTGCGGCAGTGTCGATGATATAAGAGGATATATTGATGAGCTTGTCGATAGGAATATGATGACGCGGCGGCAGGCGGATGCTGTGAATCCACAGAAGGTATATGATTTCTGTAACAGCAGTATAGGTGCAAGGACCGCGGAAGCATTCAGGGCAGGAAGATTATACAGGGAGCAGCCGTTTGTAATGGGTATACCGGCGGGCAGTATAAAGATATATCAGGAACTTGCTGACAGATATAATGTGTCTTACTCACTGCTTGATGAAGAGACAGTACTGATTCAGGGTGTAATTGATATGTATTTTGAAGAGAATGGCAAAGTTGTTCTTGTTGATTACAAGACAGACAGAGTATCAGGAAGTAACGCTGAAAAGATACTGAGAGACCATTATACAATACAGCTTGAATTATATTCGGAAGCACTTGAACGTGCATTAGGCATGGAAGTCAGTGAGAAACTTATATATTCATTTACGTTAGACAAGGCGGTTAATGTCTGA